The Verrucomicrobiia bacterium DNA segment AGCCCGCTCGTGAGAAAATCATCGAGACGGCCTATCGCCTGTTCTACGAGCAGGGTTATTTTCAGACCGGGGTGAATCAGGTCATCGCGGAGGCCAAGGTTTCCAAAGCTACCTTCTTCGCCCATTTTCCGACGAAGGATGACCTGTGCCTAGCGTATCTCAGGGAACGGGCGCGGATTGATTTGGGAGCGGTGAAAGATTTTATTCAGTCACAGAAAACGCCGAAGAAGCGATTCTTTAGCTTCATGGAAGCCTTGGAAACATGGCTTCCGGAAACAAGATTCCGTGGTTGTGGCTTTGCCAATCTCACGGTGGAGGTGCTGGATCCAGCCAGTCCCTTGCGTAAGGAAGTGATCTATCACGACGATGCGTTCCGCTCCATTTTACGAGATGTAAGCCGGGATTTGATTGCATCTGACAAAGCCAAGTATGGTCATCTGGATGCTGCAGAACTGACGGATTTTTACTATCTGGTGGTAGAGGGAGCCATGGCCTCCGCTCGGAACTACAATGATGTCTGGCCCATTCGCAAAGCGCGCAAGGCGCTGGAGCGGTATGTGGATTCGCAAGAATAAGAAACAGACAGGTCTGTATTGTAAATTGATTGGTTTTGTTTTCAATTGATAGAAAAAGAGGGAGGTTCTTGTGGTCTGAGCTGCGGTCCCCAATTTTTCCCTCCGCAAATTTCCCATGAGGTTCTTTTTTTGTTGTTTGCTCGTTTTCAAGGAGATGCGGAGATAGCTGGGGCGTTGGGCTGGGTTAAATTGGGGTTTTGCGCGACTGCGAATGGTACGGCCAAGGCTAAAGGAGAACTAGATCGTGGGCGAAATTGCCTACGAGCGAATAAAACACTACAGCATAATAGAGACAGGGACAGATATGTGCACGCAATGCATTCCGAAGATCAATGAGGAGAAGGTGGACCAGTTTGCACGCCAGATGATCGGGCATCTGAACAGCGCGGGGATCGCGCTGATGACTTCCATAGGACATCGCACGGGGTTATTTGACGCGATGGCGAAGATGGATTTCTCCACGAGCAAGGAGATCGCTGCAGCCGCAGGATTAAATGAACGCTACGTCCGCGAGTGGCTGGGCACGATGAGCACGGGACGCATCGTGGAGCACGATGCTAAGACGGATAAATTCCATCTGCCTGCTGAGCACGCCATGTTGCTCACGCGTGCGGCGGTACCGAACAATATCGCTATTCCCATGCAATGGGTGAGCGTGCTGGGCGGTGTGGAGGATGAGATTGTGGAGTGCTTCAAGAGCGGTGGCGGTGTGCCGTATGAGAAATACAACCGCTTCCACGAAGTGATGGCGGAGGAGAGCAATCAGACGGCGGTGGTGCCGCTGAAAGAGCATTTGCTGCCGTTGGTAGATGGGTTGAAGGCGAAATTGGAAAAGGGCATTGAGGTGCTGGATGTGGGCTGTGGTTCAGGCCGTGCGCTCATCGCCATGGCGGTGCATTATCCGAAGAGCCAGTTCACGGGCTACGATCTGTGCGAGGAAGCAGTCATCGCAGCGCGCAATTACGCCAAAGCAGAAGGCTTGAAGAACGTGACCTTCAAGACCGTGGACGTGACGAAGTTCGATGATGTGGAGAAGTTCGATCTCATCTTCACCTTT contains these protein-coding regions:
- a CDS encoding TetR/AcrR family transcriptional regulator, giving the protein MARPSKTDKPAREKIIETAYRLFYEQGYFQTGVNQVIAEAKVSKATFFAHFPTKDDLCLAYLRERARIDLGAVKDFIQSQKTPKKRFFSFMEALETWLPETRFRGCGFANLTVEVLDPASPLRKEVIYHDDAFRSILRDVSRDLIASDKAKYGHLDAAELTDFYYLVVEGAMASARNYNDVWPIRKARKALERYVDSQE
- a CDS encoding class I SAM-dependent methyltransferase gives rise to the protein MCTQCIPKINEEKVDQFARQMIGHLNSAGIALMTSIGHRTGLFDAMAKMDFSTSKEIAAAAGLNERYVREWLGTMSTGRIVEHDAKTDKFHLPAEHAMLLTRAAVPNNIAIPMQWVSVLGGVEDEIVECFKSGGGVPYEKYNRFHEVMAEESNQTAVVPLKEHLLPLVDGLKAKLEKGIEVLDVGCGSGRALIAMAVHYPKSQFTGYDLCEEAVIAARNYAKAEGLKNVTFKTVDVTKFDDVEKFDLIFTFDAVHDQAKPDVVLKNIFNALKPGGLYFMQDIAGSSSVAGNMDHMLAPFIYTISCMHCMSVSLSQGGMGLGAMWGKEVALKMLAEAGFTKVDVEKLDHDIINYYYLVRK